The sequence below is a genomic window from Neodiprion pinetum isolate iyNeoPine1 chromosome 7, iyNeoPine1.2, whole genome shotgun sequence.
CGTCGTACAAGGGGCCTAACGGAACTTTCTTTGACCAAGTTGACGTCTGCACCggtgtcaataataaatgtagatatttttattagctcgGGGGTGTCGATCGAAATTAGTGGAGGGTCAGCTGAAGCTGTTATGAGGATATGACTTGAATATCGGAACGCTAGTTGTTTGCATTGCTCGCGGGCGCGTTCTCCCCGCGGGCGATGTTCCcgtttaaatgtttatttgagCCTGCATTGCCTTGGTTATTACGCGGAAAGGATCTACATTGGTCTACTGTGTGGCCTCTGCGATTACAATTGCCGCAGTATAGTTCTTGATTTCTGTTGGTCCTGTTGCATTCATCGTGGAAGTGGCCCATTCTGCGACATTTAGTACAATATCTTTTACTTTGCAAACGGTGACATTCCGTGATGGAGTGACCCTggtggttacaaaattgacaagtGCTGGGCAGAGCATTAACGTGGTCAGCAGAACTGGTGTTCGGATGGAGCGCTTGGGCGTAGGTTCCGGGTTCGGTACGAGGCGCTGGTTGATAAACGTAACCACGTGTGGGCAATGACATCAGGGGGGGGATAGAGGAGGCCGCGGTGGGCACCTGAGACGGAGGAGCAGTATGGGGGGGTAACGGCAGACACATGGGTGTAGAGGGGGTAAAATAGTGTGCAGAGAATTGCATCTGACGGTTAATTAGCTCGGCTTCTTCACCTTCGGCGATGCTGACGGCAGTTTCGAAGGTTGGTAATGGTCTGATAGTAGCGATTCTCCACTCCAATTCTGGCCGAAGCCCTCTAATAAACGATCTAGAGGTATCCTTCTTTAGATCGTTCAGTAGAAGCGTTGCTAAGTCTGGTGGGTGTTTGGCTATGATCGCTgtgcttatttcttttgatattgctCTTATTCTGCACGAGTAATCTATAATGCGCTCATATGGTTGTTGTGTAATTCTATCTAATTGAGCAGATAACTGGCGTATGGGGATATCCGGGCGGTATGCTCGGCTAAGGGCAGTTATGAGGTCCTCGACGTCATTACAGTTAATGCCTATTAAATATTGGGAAGCGGGGCCTGTAACCTTTGATTGCGCAAATTTGGCGAAAGTCATTTTATCCGAAGCTTTTATAAGAGTCTCTACGTGACGTAATTGTTCTACAAATGAGTCAAAGGGCATGTTGTGGCCGTCAAAAGGGGGGATTGTCGGCAAGACATCTTTTactgaccaaaaatttgaaccggtTTCGTTAATTGGTGCCATGTTGATTTAAGCAGGGTATTGCAAgtacaggaataaaaatatcaacttaaTACTAAGACTTAGAATAGACTTACAGGGCGAaggtaaacgcaaaaacagAGTACAGCATGGTTCTAGGCAGCTGGACgcaggtgaaacttgaagaggcGATACACGTCATGCGTCGGCACTAGGAGGGTATAGATGAGGTACTCCGTGgcgtgttgataaataagtgtgGTAATCCAGGTCTTAGGGCGATGTCACTTTCGGGTCCAGGTTCTCGTCTCAACAGGGTTGCAGGAGTCCGAATGAGCGGGAAGGGTCCATTCGATATTTGTCGGTTCGAAGGGTGATGTGTTCAGATGCGGTGTGCGGCTTAACTTGGCTATCGCACTGAATTTCCACTCGCTACACAGTTATTCGACGTCGTacgtatcgatgaatttcaatagtaccaaaatgtgacggagttattgaaattggggACTGTTTGCAGAGCCTGTGTCCGTGGCGAGTTGAATAGGTTCTGCGTGCCTGTCACAGTACTTTGTGGCCCAGAGTTCTTTCGTAACACGGCTATCACTGATTGGTAcggcgttagaaattttgagcactgaacactttcgtagaaaacatgCAGCACTGCACTGACGAGTAGGTCGACGGGCaaaaccgctgccaccaaaatgttacggggtagattgcgtaggctccgatgagcggtaatcggagcttactccacgcccagccaaggtgttatttggctattgtagggtccgttcacgtcgactatgcactcgcgtgctactactcccaatgcaggaagggaatggaatagaaagggatcggtattaagggaaggtaaacgatttaaagtatatgattatttattagtggtcaatgcaacggagtcggtcaagggaaaaagggtatggtcttggtttagagggataggtgtcttgcttgagtgctgggatggatctgcctgcttctgccggatgtagcaggcgagctggccgcgagttacaggagaacctgctgactcgcgaacgataagggtagactacagagcgtaaggtaactaagagcgtgggaaaggaatatgaagtctggaggacgtaacaaactcgtaaaaaaagttttcagaaaatgaaaataagttttctgaaaacgaaaaaaagttttccgaaaatgaaaataagttttctgaaaatgaaaaaaagttttctgaaaatgaaaaaaagttttccaaaaaataaaatgtgtaataatcgtgtggaaaattgcagattattatcattgttattttcatggtatagagtatggcacatgtgtATGCAAAGGAGATAAGTgcggaaatatttgtatattcaaatcttttattgtaatacggaaaatacatacaaattatgttacatgtctgttttatttatccagctattgtgcgaactatcaaaacccaaccacttcacatagacccgattcccccgtttgcgtaatactttctccacaagatAGCCGTCGGGGTATTTTACTTTGCCGGGCtcctcctcgtagaagcccccctcgatgggatgatcttgataatcggtaagttcgtaggtgggtggattggtatttttcacctcactcacggtgaatattttagtcgtccaattgggcgtatagcctttttcgaatgcattcttgtacttgctgattcgaactcgatcgcccaCACCGAATTTCCGCGCccgatcacttcgtttgatttgcctaggcttgtacacgctacgatacagctgtctttcattctccgtgctaacatccaccggtttcattcgaatcgtgcgatgtctggtgttgttgtaggacttcattaaatcagtcaaaataataatccactcgtacgatccttggagagtgaaccgcttccacattttatttttcaatgttcgattaaaacgttcgcatatcgacgcctttaagttgctaaatgtcgaatacatgttgatattgtgatgcttcacgagggctttgaattcgctgttgtaaaattctttgcctcGATCAACGTGtagatgtgtaggtatacgacTCTGggtcagtacagatttcatgaCAGCAGTAACATCTTTCCCACTCTTGGACTTTATCGGCACAGCCCAcgcgtacttggaaaatatatcgatgattgttggtaggtatttgtatcccttgttGCGCGAGCTGTATGCGGTCATATCGacgagatcagcttgccaggtcTCATCCAGCCCGCGTACATCTACGAATCGGCGCGAATAGTTGCGTTGAGCCTGTCTGTGAAGTTCGGCAGCTATTACAGCCTTCATTGTTCCCCGCTCTTCACCTTTCAATTTCTCGAATCGCCGTCCAACCACTCTGGTTCCTCAATCGATACTAATTCCCTGCTGGCCTGCCCCCCGGCGTCGGTGTTGCTTGCTCCCCCAATATGTTTGATGCGACTCGACTcattttctatgattttttgaatccaacacccggaggtctgcgaataaattttttacccccaccACGCTCAGAGTGTTGTCCAAATATGCCTATACTTACCACTGGACAATCACTGAACAAACGATGATTCTATGTTTACATGccgctaataaacgattccagCCTCGTGCAACTCTTCAACGATGGCGACTATTTCGTTGGAACAGTTGGgactttttcatttcgtttaatTATCGACCATGCCATGCCTTCAACGGTTTTCCGCAACAAATTCAAATCGCTCCTTAAACTTTTGATACTTTCAAGCATGGATCCTATAACCTCGCGAATTCCTTCGGCATTATTTGCAATCTTCACCTCAATGATACGAATTCCCCCCTCGATATCGTTCTGGAGCACATGATTCGCTCGCTGTACACTTTGGTTGAGTACTCTCGTAGAAACCGCATCGTTTTCCATCTGAGGATCGGCGATATTACACAATCGTTTGCTGTCTATATCGTAGTGGTTATCGACGGTGGTTTTGAATTCAACACCCGGAGGCGATTAacgcaaaagaatgtattcgaagtacgtggaaaatattattttcgcctggggcaaactattggcgcgaaagtttacgggtaacggcgaaaaatcaaaatggctattcgtccgaccaagaaataaatcacattatcaaactgtctgacgataaaaatcaaaatggccgcccaTCTGACTGAGCAAAAATCGAAATGGCCAACTGGTGACATCATAGCGgaaatcatattatcaaactgtcggacgatgaaaatcaaaatggccgctgtctGAATGGCTGCTCGGCAGACGGCAAAATCGGTCGATTATGCTGATGacgtcatagcgaaaatcatattatcaaactgtcggacgatgaaaaatcaaaatggctgctcatccggctaagcaaaaatcaaaatggctgctcatccggctaagcaaaaatcaaaatggccgctgtgTGAATGGCCACTCGTCTGActgagcaaaaatcaaaattgccgccatcaaaaaatcatggccgccgtcaaaatggccgccatcaaaaaatcaaaatggccgccatcaaaaaaatcaaaatggccgccatcaaaaaaatcaaaatggccatcGAAAATGGGTGGGGGGGGCATGGGGGCATGGGGGGCACGCCGCCATGTTTTGATCTAGAACTCTCATAACCAATCTACTAATGGATGTTTCGTGTGATGAAACTTTTTCTTACCGCATTATTCATTTTGCTGTAATTTTGTTGGGTATCGTCAAGTGTCGTGCTTGCAGAACATGGGTTGATGATGTAAAATTTGCTAAGAAAAGTAAGTGTGGACTTGGATTCAGActtaaatattttgtacaaagTGCAATGAAGATATTGCAAGCATAAATTCATCTCCACTGATCAACTCATCGGCATACGAAATAAACAGATGATTCGGATTCACTATGCACCTCCTTGGCAAAAGATTTAAGGACATGCAACTTTTTTCAGTATTATGGATCTGCTGACTTGTATTGCCCAAAAAACTTATATGGCTATCATGTGTAATGTCGAAAGAACCGCGAAAAGTGCTGTTGCAGCATCAATGAAGCTTGTTGTTAAAAACGAACTATCAAAAGCtgcaaaataaaatgatttaGAACTATCCAGTGATGGAATAATTATGGCCGACGATAACGCGTGAATGTAAAGAGGATTTCCATCTGTCTTCAGTGTAGCTACACTCATTGGAGATTTTACTGGAAAAGAGGTTGACTTTGTTGTAAAAAGTGCTTACAGCAAAGAATATGTAGTTCATGAAAAAGATAAGGGTACTACAGAGTACAAATTATGGTGTGATGAACATCAAGCATCGTGTACCGTAAATCATAGCACGTGCGCAGGAATAACGGAGCCTGATACCGTACTAACAATGTTTCAAAGGTCGAAAGAGTTACTTGgtgtgaaatataattacagaaTCGGAGATGGAGATTCAAAAACATCTTCTGCAATCTCGAAAGCTCAGCCCTACAAGGACAGAGAAattagaaagaaagaaaatattggaCACGTTCAAAAACGTATGGGTTCGCGACTCCGAAAATCAATtaatgaatgtaaaaaatcgaattcacTCAAAAGCGAACCTGGAACATCAGATGAACGTCGACAATCAAGTCTCAGTGGCAAAGGAAAATTAACATCAAAATGATTGGATTAACTATTTATCATGGATTggcgataaaaaataatataaattcttTGGAGGATATGAAGAAAGCCATATGGGATAAACGTTCATCATAAGATGTTGCCTGAAGAAAATCTTAAGAATTCTTGTTGTCCTCCAGGTAATAACAGTTGGTGTGATTTGCAGAATGCAAAGACAGAGGGGTCAACTTTTGTCTATAGGCTCCCATATTCTAAGATCGTACAAACGGAAGTTAAACCCACGTACCAGGCATTGAGTAGCGATGATTTATTAGAAAAGTGCTTGGGCGAATTTACTCAAAACAATAATGAGAGTCCCAATGCTAAGGTTTGGAAACTTGCTCCTAAGTTTATGACAGGAAATCgtaaaattgtagaaattgCAACCAGCGTTGCACCAACTACATTTAACGATGGTGCTCTCACTTATTTACAAATGTTACTATTACTTGGAATCAGCATTGAGATTGCACCGCATAattattgtggaaaaaaagatGCGCACCGTGTGAAATACACCAGAATACGCAATGAATTAAATCTACTAAAGAAGCTAGAATTGACAAAAGATTGCAGGAAACCATAAAAAACACGAAGAtacaagaagaagaatattTACAATACGAAATTGAAGGCTAACCAAAATGGCGTCCAAGTGTGGTCTCTGTAAAACTCTTCTGTCGAAATATAGTGAAAGTTTGAAGTGTGCAAGTgattgcaataaaaaatttcatatcacATGCATTCGAAAAGAACTACGGTTCGAACCACGGAAACAAATACCCCTTCCGTACACCTGTGAAATATGTGAACCAAAAACCAACGATGAGGAAGGAGATTTTCTGGACTGTGACGCGGAGGTGAACACACACTCACAACCATCGATCTCGCACATTAGCAACACATTGAAACAGAAGAATAGTAAAATCAAAGAATTCTCCACCTTTAAGGATACACTAAGTCAAGTCAAAACCGTAAAAACATCTATCGATCATATATGTGACGAAATCAACCAAATGAAATATAAGTTTGATAAGTGGGAACAATCACAAAGCTTCTTCTCGGACAAAATCGATGAATTCACAAACACAATCACGAAACTCACACAGGAAACCAAGACACTGCAATCTCAATACAACCAGCTGACAGCCAAACGGAAAGAAACCGAAGATAAGTTCAATATGCTAGTAATATCAATTCAAAGAATAgagcaaaaaatgaaatcaaccGAAATCGAAATCGTGGGTGTTCCACAAACAGAAGCGGATGATCTTGTgacaggaaaataaaactCTTCCTCGATGTCAAAACTCGAATTGACTCCTCGAGAACTCAATCAACCCCCGAAACCTGATAATCGACACTAACCCTGTAggtagaaaattattaaaacatAATCGTCAACTGTATTGTCAATCTATAGATTAGACCAGGTATCACGCTCCACGAGGAAAGACTCACACTGTGTTTGACCACGAAATAAGCACCTCTGCCTGCACACGTTGTAGCAGACCGGCAGCAAAGCGAAGATGCGAGATCGGCGCAGACTAGCTGCGAAGAATAAATACACTCCAGTTGTGAGTAGTCCTCGAGGAGTGTCGGCCGTGTAAACTTCGATTTGTCAAAtctaatattatatacaactATTATGTGTAATAGAACTTCTACCGTCTGTTGTCGACTAAACTAAGTTCGCGAATTAAGAAGGGTAACTTGATCCAGTATATAGTCAAGTagtaagtaaataaatttatatatcttCGTCTATACGCTTTTCTATTGTCTTGGAATTACTTTTGGTCCTCCACGTATCCTCCTTGTGTTGTCTCTTCTATTTTAATAATCgggctagccgaattccttgttcaatcatttattcattaatgGTAAATTTATAAAAGGAAATTTAGGTATTGGTTCTTCAAAccaattggcgcccaacgaatttatagaattaattaactaattaGCTTAGAGTCCTGTCAGCCGACGGACCATGGCCACGGCATGTGgtgtgtattttatttaatattcgtCAAATGGTCTTTGTAAAAGTACGCCGTCTCAATCTACCAAAAATAATAGATCAAATTGCAAAAACAATAGGCGTTAAACGCAGCCAAACTGACATATTGGACGAATACCGACTCAATCGAAGAGGGCGACAAGCGGGGAGCAtcataataaaaacaaacaacattTCTGTCCGAAACGAATGGCTCACACAATACAAATAACAGAAGAACGTAGTCGCATCTCAAATACACCCAAGTTTTCCTCGAACGAAAATATACATCAACGAATCACTTACACCCGCCAGAAAGAAGCTTATATACGAAATCAAACTGCGCGCCAAAGAAGATAATGTGAAATTCACATGGATCAAGGATGGCCAAATATACATTCGAAAGAACGAAGGAGAAAAATCCTTTCGCATCTATTGCATTGAACATCTCAACAGAGCAGCTTATgcatatgggctattccgcgtcaaccggatcagtcatctctcggatatttttttaatttggcatgtggattgtgtgggaggagttagatttttgtgccaaagcgcgaatctcataatgcaaaattcgattttttattaacaataataaattaaactcccatttttttcaaaaattcataactttggcaaaaaattagatacaatatatttccttttttcaaattacgcggaaagctccatagaatttaaaaaaaaatacgaaatggtgaaaaaaagttgttatcaattgtttatttaacaattaatttttcaaagatttttaaaacagtgactgacacgattaaaaaatttttttaaaattctgacatgttccttgaactgtactacaacctgtgaattaattccagaggagtgtttttctccgttttcgagttaaaaatgattaaaggtgtcgatgcgcatgaaattgcggcgcgccgagtctctacgtaatggcgggcggccggttgccgtccaccgctaccccgcggtggcgtcgcagcgtcattttagtcattttcacgatgtaggacacgattggagaatctgaaaaaaatactgtaccttcacaaggcctgctcaaagcgataagtgaagtttcaagaatgtgtttttattttaaaataagtagcaagttatgtaattattatcatttatgtgccctCTCATGGtatgtaaccgttattttgaatctctgtaataaaaaaacggtgaaaaacacattcctgaaacttcacttatcgctttgagcaggccttgtgaaggtacagtatttttttcagattctccaatcgtgtccttcatcgtgaaaatgactaaaatgacgctgcgacgccaccgcggggtagcggtggacggcaaccggccgcccgccattacgtagagactcggcgcgccgcaatttcatgcgcatcgacacctttaatcatttttaactcgaaaacggagaaaaacactcctctggaattaattcacaggttgtagtacagttcaaggaacatgtcagaattttaaaaaaattttttaatcgtgtcagtcactgttttaaaaatctttgaaaaattaattgttaaataaacaattgataacaactttttttcaccatttcgtatttttttttaaattctatggagctttccgcgtaatttgaaaaaaggaaatatattgtatctaattttttgccaaagttatgaatttttgaaaaaaatgggagtttaatttattattgttaataaaaaatcgaattttgcattatgagattcgcgctttggcacaaaaatctaactcctcccacacaatccacatgccaaattaaaaaaatataatatataaaatatatattcttaCTGGTGACATAAACATAGATATACTCAGTAACACTCGAGAATCGGAAGAATACCTGAACATCATGCACAGACAAGGCTTTGTATCATGCATGAACGAACCAACAAGAGTCACTGAAACAACTCAAACATGCCTGGATCatatatttgcaaaaaaaagaaacatacaTGAAATTATGCCTGCAATACTGAAAACCACAATAAAAGATCACTACACAATCATTGCTACAATCAAGAAAAatctaaagaaaaaaaatgataacaaagtaatgaaaaaaattgactacaACAAACTGAAGATTATTGCACAGGAAGAAAACTGGGAAGAGACATACAACAAAAGCGATCCTAACGAAGCTGcagaatcattttcaaaaactcttcggaaaataattaaacgatcAACCaacacgataaaaataaatcacaaatcaataaaaagaaaaaaatggatgacCCAGGCCCTGACAAGATCAATCAGAAGAAGAGACTAACTCGCCAAACAATGCAAAAATCACCCGAACAACATGGCACTTAAAGAgcaatacaaaaaatatagaaatactCTAACGAAAATCCTAAAACAAGCCAAAAGAGAATATTACAAGGATAAAATTAAAGAAGCCCAGGGTGACCAGAAACGCATATGGAGTATAATCAACCAGAATCGACTgacacgaataaaaaaaaatattgaaagaataaaaactcAAGACGGGACCACTGAAGACGAACTCACCATAGCAAACGAACTCAACACACGCTTTGCGCAAATTGGAAATGAATTAGCAGCACGAATACCAAGAGAACACCATGCAACAAATACGAAAACCTACAAAAGGATACGAGAGTCTCTCTTCTCAACTCCCGTAACAGAATCGGAAATACGTAAATACATAAAGGAACTCAACCCTCCAGCAGCTACGGGACCCGACGGAATACCAACCAATATCCTCACGAACGTCGACGACAGTTTAACAGGCCCGCTATAACACATATGCAATATCACCTTAGAACAAGGCATCTCTCCCGAAATATACAAAAACACAAACATAACACCTATACATGAAGCTGGAGATAAAGAAGAACCAAAAAACTATCGACCCATATCAGTAATAAACAGCATGGCTAAAATTCTAGAAAAGGTAATGAAAAACAAActacaaaattatttaacaaagCACCAAATTTTCTCTCTAAGTCAATATGGATTTCAGCCTGGCAAAAGTACACAAGACGCTATAAGCCGACTAATAATGGCAAGAAAGTAATAGCAACTTACCTGGACCTCGCTAAAGCCTTCGTTACTATACCACACGAACAACTACTAAACAAACTCGAGGCAATAGGAATACGAGGAACAGCGCAAAAATGGTTTCGGAGCTACCTAACAAAGAGgaagcaaaaaacaaaaataggaAAATGTACAGTGATGAAACCAAGATAGTCTGCGGAATACCACAAGGAACTATTCTCTCAGCTGTACTCTTTAACATCTATATCAATGATATCAACTCCTTGGACCTCCAATCAACAATAATTGCTTATGCGGACGACACGGTACTAATAACTGACGAAGACTTGGCAAGAAACCTACTGTACAGCGACAAAAGACCTGAAGACAATACAAGACCATCTCAAACACCACCAATTAACACTGAATACTAACAAAAGTACATACACAACATTTAAAACAACaccaaacaaaaaaattcaactattGAATATGCATATAATACTTCATACATGTCATCATGACACAGAACCATGCAGATGCGAGAAATTGATCAAGAATACACAACAAAAATACTTAGGGATAATAATAGATGAGCAGCTAAAATGGAAGGAGCATATCAAATTCACCGTTAAAAAGTTAAGAAAACTGATGCATCCTCTGTACAACCTGAGCCACATCGTCAACACACACACGGTAAGAGCAATATACTTCGCTCTAGTACACTCGATCTTACAATACGGAATCGCAGCGTGGGGTAGCGCCTATGAGAAAGCAATTCAACTACTCCAACAAGCACAGAaagcaataataaaaattgcgttACATAAACCAAAAGATTATCTTACAGAACATGAAGAGCAAAATCCTCGACCCCAGGCAGCAGTATCTGAAAGTCATAATGATCAGACTTCATAAAAACCCAAATGAGATAGCGTTAAGGCAACGACAACATTCCTACCACACGAGAGCAAAAGAAATGGGAAAGCTGGAAATTACAAAAACATACACCAAACATGGACAACAAATGGAAGAATATATTGCAAATAAAGCAAACAACAGACTACCATcggaaattaaagaaatgacaATGTATTCCTTCAAAAAGTCGATAACACCATGGCTACTACAGATAGGGAGAACACTATATGACGACCTAACAAAGCATCGTATATAAAACATGAAAAGCACGGAACGGAACAATCATGGGAGAAACGAAGACCGGAGAAAAcctggaaagaaaaaaggatagaaaaatgaagaaatgaaacaCCTACCTACTAAGACATAACTTAGGATAGAATACACATCACAGACCACACTTAAAACGCACAAAACTGCATATAAAAACACCTCACAACCCTGCGCACGAGTTCACACTCATGCAGGGATATTTCATATGAAAACGCAAATGTATatattagactgggccaaaaaaattgactatttttttttttgaaaaatatattgagaatatcattcagtgtggcaaaaaaaaaatttcatgaaattttaagcccttaatattaactttaagaggtctatcatcgctatttttgatttttagtaataatttgatgttttacgtcagaactgttgaaatattgaagtgaaaaaatttatgttcacttatccctttataaaattaaattccctacaaaaaaggtctgattatagatttttgtcagacaagccgtttccgagtaattaagcttaataaattgatataaaatttctcgatttgacttttttaatttgcaatttcgtgactaacgaatcaatgaatgtataaaaaagatcgtgacagattcttaaaggaaatttaatgttctacaaaaaagatctcttaatatttttgcctcaattcaatttttcaaaagttattctcaattgaaatttcaagtttttcttcaattttaattgagaataacttttgaaaaattaaattgaggcaaaaatattaagagatcttttttgtagaacattaaatttcctttaagaatctgtcataatattttttatacattcattgattcgttagtcacgaaattccaaattaaaaaagtcaaatcgagAAACTATATCAATTTATCAAGCTTAATTACTaggaaacggcttgtctgacaaaaatctataatcagaccttttttgtagggaatttaattttataaagggataagtaaacataaattttttcacttcaatatttcgacagttctgacgtaaaacattaaattattactaaaaatcaaaaatagcgatgatagacctcttaaagttaatattaagggcttaaaatttcatgaaaatttttttttgccatactgcatgatattctcaatatatttttcaaaaaaaaaaatggtcaatttttttggcccagtctagtATATATACGGCTAAAGGTTATtataaatctaaaaaaaaaaaaaaattgaaattggggaCTAGCCGTAAGTTCACGTTGTACCTATCAGAAACTTTCAACGCCTTTTTCTCGAAACTATGTTTTTAGACAATGTCAGCACGATGACTTAGtcagttttaaatattttttaaatgcttttttttaatcttgatCATTATTTTCTCGATAGTCTGACAAGAggttttttaaactttttggttggacaattttg
It includes:
- the LOC124223667 gene encoding uncharacterized protein; translation: MALKEQYKKYRNTLTKILKQAKREYYKDKIKEAQGDQKRIWSIINQNRLTRIKKNIERIKTQDGTTEDELTIANELNTRFAQIGNELAARIPREHHATNTKTYKRIRESLFSTPVTESEIRKYIKELNPPAATGPDGIPTNILTNVDDSLTGPL